One Cydia pomonella isolate Wapato2018A chromosome 14, ilCydPomo1, whole genome shotgun sequence DNA segment encodes these proteins:
- the LOC133524995 gene encoding uncharacterized protein LOC133524995, with protein sequence MKFTAVAFVLLLAGICALPQDEFELDGGQAFITVTNRIQRAVNEMNRRIVDAGYDPLVIPYRSTGINTPLGWAYAHVEGMECTGTSHNKFDRLSFNTVTMRLNFDLVWPRIACIVKSQGAKAAVLGREFEVSNSGILEMTDTRIEGSVRVRARPISGISIIDCSLLLSTNIESDLKVVWHGRDISYKVNGVVEALNKQIQDNKEEFGVQLCKLLEQAT encoded by the exons ATGAAGTTCACCGCGGTCGCATTTGTCCTCCTGCTGGCCGGTATCTGTGCTCTGCCCCAGGATGAATTTGAACTCG ATGGAGGCCAGGCGTTCATCACCGTCACGAACAGGATCCAGCGAGCCGTCAACGAGATGAACCGGCGCATCGTGGACGCCGGGTATGACCCGCTGGTCATACCCTACAGGTCCACCGGCATAAACACGCCCTTAGGATG GGCCTACGCACACGTGGAGGGCATGGAGTGCACGGGGACCTCCCATAATAAGTTCGACCGGCTCAGCTTCAACACGGTCACCATGCGCCTTAACTTCGACCTAGTGTGGCCAAGGATTGCCTGTATCGTCA AATCGCAGGGTGCTAAAGCAGCTGTCCTCGGGCGCGAATTCGAAGTATCAAATTCTGGAAT CCTGGAGATGACTGACACCCGCATAGAGGGCAGCGTGCGCGTCCGCGCGAGACCCATCAGTGGCATCAGCATAATCGACTGCTCATTACTCTTGAGCACAAACATCGAG TCCGACCTGAAAGTGGTGTGGCATGGACGCGATATCTCCTACAAGGTGAACGGGGTGGTGGAAGCCTTGAACAAGCAAATCCAGGACAATAag GAGGAGTTTGGGGTCCAGTTGTGCAAGCTGTTGGAGCAGGCAACGTGA
- the LOC133524994 gene encoding uncharacterized protein LOC133524994, whose amino-acid sequence MKFIAVAFVLLLAGIWALPQDEFELDGGQTFITVTNRIQRAVNEMNRRIVDAGYDPLVIPYRSTGIDTPLGWAYAHVEGLECTGTSHNKFDRLSFNSVTMRLNFDLVWPRIACVVKSQGAKAEILGREFEASNSGMLEMTDTRVEGSVRVRARPISGVSIIDCLLLLSTNIESDLKVVWHGRDVSHKVNGVLEALNKQIQDNKEEFGVQLCKLLEQAT is encoded by the exons ATGAAGTTCATCGCAGTTGCTTTTGTCCTCCTTCTTGCAGGAATCTGGGCTCTGCCCCAGGATGAATTTGAACTCG ATGGAGGTCAGACATTCATCACCGTTACAAACAGGATCCAGCGAGCCGTCAACGAGATGAACAGACGTATAGTGGACGCCGGGTATGACCCGCTGGTCATTCCCTACAGGTCCACCGGCATAGACACGCCCTTAGGATG GGCCTACGCACACGTGGAGGGCCTGGAGTGCACGGGGACCTCCCATAACAAGTTTGACCGGCTCAGCTTTAACTCGGTCACCATGCGGCTTAACTTCGACCTAGTGTGGCCAAGGATTGCCTGTGTCGTCA AGTCGCAGGGTGCTAAAGCAGAAATCCTTGGACGCGAATTCGAAGCTTCAAATTCGGGGAT GCTGGAGATGACAGATACCCGTGTGGAAGGCAGCGTGCGCGTCCGCGCGAGACCCATCAGTGGCGTCAGCATAATCGACTGCCTTTTACTCTTGAGCACAAACATCGAG TCCGACCTGAAAGTAGTGTGGCATGGACGCGACGTCTCCCACAAAGTGAACGGGGTGCTGGAAGCCTTGAACAAGCAAATCCAGGACAATAAG GAGGAGTTTGGGGTCCAGTTGTGCAAGCTGTTGGAGCAGGCAACGTGA